One window of the Solanum stenotomum isolate F172 chromosome 11, ASM1918654v1, whole genome shotgun sequence genome contains the following:
- the LOC125845353 gene encoding 6,7,8-trihydroxycoumarin synthase-like, giving the protein MIFFLLFVGIPICLILLLLKAKRRGKNKLPPGPIGLPFIGNLHQFDSLAPHIYFWKLSKKYGKIFSFKLTSHVPIIVVSSVKLAKEVLKTQDLVFCSRPSLVGQQKLSYSGHDIGFAPYNDYWREMRKICVLHLFSLKKVQLFSPIREDEVSRMIKKIYQQAVNSQVANLSNLMISLNSTIICRVAFGVRFDEDAHESKRFNYILAEAQAMLASFFVSDFFPSLSWIDKLIGLTDRLEKNFKDLDGFYEELIEQHHNPNRPKSMEGDIIDLLLQLKKEQLTPIDLSLEDIKGILMNVLLAGSDTSASVIIWAMTILIKNPKAMKKVQEEIRNLMGNKGIVNEDDIQNMIYLKAVIKETLRLFPPAPLLIPRESMKISTLEGYEFQPRTIVYVNSWAIARDPEIWENPEEFMPERFLNSDIDFKGQDYEFIPFGAGRRGCPAMTLGVASVELALSNLLYAFDWELPYGLKKEDIDINGRPGITVNKKNDLCLIPKKYF; this is encoded by the exons ATGATATTCTTTCTACTCTTTGTGGGCATTCCTATTTGCCTCATCTTACTTCTTCTTAAAGCCAAAAGGAGGGGTAAAAATAAGCTTCCACCAGGTCCTATAGGGCTTCCATTCATTGGAAATTTGCATCAATTTGATAGTTTAGCCcctcatatttatttttggaaactTTCTAAGAAATATGGAAAAATCTTCTCATTCAAACTTACTTCTCATGTTCCAATTATTGTAGTTTCTTCAGTGAAATTGGCAAAAGAAGTACTCAAGACACAAGATTTAGTGTTTTGTAGTAGACCTTCTCTTGTTGGCCAACAAAAATTGTCTTACAGTGGTCATGATATTGGTTTTGCACCTTACAATGATTATTGGagagaaatgagaaaaatatgtGTTCTACATTTATTTAGTCTCAAGAAAGTGCAATTATTTAGTCCAATTCGTGAAGATGAAGTCTCAAGAATGATCAAGAAAATATATCAACAAGCTGTTAATTCTCAAGTCGCCAATTTGAGCAATTTGATGATTTCACTTAATAGTACAATTATTTGTAGAGTTGCTTTTGGTGTTAGATTTGATGAAGATGCACATGAAAGCAAgagatttaattatattttggctGAAGCTCAAGCTATGTTGGCAAGCTTTTTTGTGTCTGATTTTTTTCCATCTTTAAGTTGGATTGATAAACTCATTGGACTGACAGATAGActtgaaaagaattttaaagatttGGATGGGTTTTATGAAGAACTAATTGAACAACATCACAATCCCAATAGGCCGAAATCCATGGAAGGAGATATTATAGATCTTTTGCTTCAATTGAAGAAAGAGCAATTAACACCAATTGATCTCTCTTTGGAGGATATAAAAGGCATTCTCATG AATGTGTTACTTGCTGGATCAGACACTAGTGCATCTGTGATAATATGGGCCATGACAATCTTGATCAAGAATCCAAAAGCCATgaagaaagttcaagaagagatcAGAAATTTAATGGGGAACAAAGGCATTGTAAATGAAGATGATATTCAAAATATGATATATCTCAAAGCAGTGATAAAAGAGACATTAAGATTATTTCCACCAGCTCCACTCTTAATACCAAGAGAATCAATGAAAATATCCACACTAGAAGGGTATGAATTTCAACCAAGAACTATAGTTTATGTTAACTCATGGGCAATTGCAAGAGATCCTGAAATATGGGAAAATCCAGAAGAATTTATGCCTGAGAGATTCTTGAATAGCGATATTGACTTCAAGGGACAAGATTATGAGTTTATTCCATTTGGAGCAGGAAGAAGAGGGTGTCCGGCAATGACACTTGGGGTTGCATCTGTGGAACTTGCATTATCAAATCTTCTTTATGCATTTGATTGGGAGTTACCTTATGGATTGAAAAAGGAGGACATTGACATAAATGGCAGGCCTGGAATTACAGTGAATAAGAAAAATGACCTTTGTCTTATccctaaaaaatatttctaa